The Argentina anserina chromosome 3, drPotAnse1.1, whole genome shotgun sequence genome includes a region encoding these proteins:
- the LOC126788085 gene encoding CBS domain-containing protein CBSX5-like, with protein MSQPRSLFSHEVADLCLGKPPLKSVSIAATVGEALSALKALGETFLSVWSCNHAEKNDVIVAEECRCVGKICMLDVIVYLGREENLSSPAKALEAPVEVLIRRSPAICLVSHLEPHASLVEAMDLILEGAQNLVIPLQRNAGSRKKLLHSNSLNPTTHNDREYCWLTQEDIVRYLLNSIGYFSHVSNNSISDLQIIDSKNMLAVRYDDPALAALPLIAESLVQQTSVAILDGENKVMGEISPYTLNTFHESVAAAIATLSAWELMAYIDCGGPSDDLVQLVKDRLQEKKYEGLLELMEEDFTFSSSSSICSTSSDEEFGQGRSWRLGGYSARLVRRAEAIVCYPCSSLVAVMVQALCHRVSYVWVVEEDRTLSGIVTFASMFKVFRERLRFMA; from the exons ATGTCACAACCCCGGAGTTTGTTCTCACATGAGGTCGCGGATCTGTGCCTCGGGAAGCCCCCGCTGAAGTCTGTGTCGATCGCCGCCACGGTCGGCGAGGCATTGTCGGCGCTGAAGGCGCTTGGCGAGACCTTCCTCAGCGTGTGGAGCTGCAACCACGCCGAGAAGAACGACGTCATTGTGGCCGAGGAGTGTCGCTGTGTCGGGAAAATTTGCATGCTCGATGTAATTGTGTATTTGGGGAGAGAGGAGAACCTGTCGTCTCCGGCCAAAGCGCTCGAGGCTCCGGTCGAGGTTTTGATCCGCAGGTCCCCTGCGATCTGCCTTGTTAGTCATTTGGAACCACACGCCAG CTTGGTGGAGGCTATGGATTTGATTCTGGAAGGTGCACAGAATCTTGTGATACCGCTCCAGAGGAACGCAGGCTCAAGAAAAAAGCTTCTTCACAGCAACTCCTTGAATCCCACAACCCACAACGACCGGGAATACTGCTGGCTCACCCAGGAAGACATTGTCCGCTACCTACTGAACTCGATTGGCTACTTCAGCCATGTATCGAACAACTCCATCAGCGATCTACAGATCATCGACTCCAAAAACATGCTTGCAGTCCGTTACGATGACCCTGCCTTAGCTGCATTACCTCTCATTGCCGAGTCCCTTGTTCAGCAAACTTCAGTTGCTATTCTTGATGGGGAGAACAAGGTGATGGGGGAGATTTCACCTTATACCCTCAACACCTTCCACGAGTCGGTGGCGGCCGCCATTGCGACGCTTTCTGCTTGGGAACTGATGGCGTACATTGACTGTGGTGGTCCGTCAGATGACCTAGTGCAGTTAGTGAAAGACAGGTTGCAGGAGAAGAAGTATGAGGGGTTATTGGAGTTGATGGAAGAAGACTTCACATTCTCGTCTTCCTCTTCCATCTGTTCAACTTCTTCGGATGAAGAGTTTGGTCAGGGAAGGAGTTGGAGGCTGGGAGGGTACTCGGCTAGGCTGGTGAGGAGGGCAGAGGCAATTGTGTGCTATCCATGTAGCTCATTGGTGGCTGTGATGGTTCAGGCTCTATGTCATCGTGTGAGTTATGTATGGGTTGTTGAAGAGGACAGAACTTTGTCTGGTATTGTTACCTTTGCAAGCATGTTCAAAGTTTTCCGGGAACGTTTGAGGTTCATGGCATAG